The DNA sequence ATGATTTAACTATAAATGGCGGCAAGGAAACTGCTGAGATAGGTGGAAAGGCTATAACAAAGATTAAAAGAAATATACAGTCAACCGGAGAGTTTAAGGTTGACAGTGTAGCCGGAGCTTCTATTACATCTAAGGCAGTTAGTGATGCTATAAATAATGCAACATTGCAATAATGTTTGAAATAAAAGCCAATATCATTGTGATATTGGTTTTTTATTACAATTAATATCTAAATAGTAAGCTAAAATAGATTTTTCTATAAGTATTCAAAAAATTTATATTTTTAGATAGAAAAATACAGTGCTTTATGCTAATATCTAAATGTTGAAATAGGTATAGCCTATTCAATATGAGAGAGTAAATATTTAGGGGGACAAGATTGCTAATAACTAGAGAAATGGATTATGCTGTAAGAATTGTTAGAGCATTAAAGGATGGTACAAAAGTTTCGGCAACCGAAGTGGCAAGAAAGGAACATTTGCCACAAGCTATTACATATAAGGTTTTAAACAGTCTGTTAAAATCTAAACTTATTGGAAGCATGAGAGGTGTTAATGGAGGTTATTATTTAAAATGTGACCTTTCAAAGACTACATTATATGATATATGTTCAGCCTTGGGTGAAGATATGAGCATTACGGAATGTGTCAGAGATGGTTACGACTGTATAAACAATAGATGTGGAGAATGTATTTTAAATAAGGAATTTAATAGAATACAAAGTTCATTGAATAGAGAATTACAAAAAACAACTTTGGATAAACTTTTATAGGTTTATCCTTTTTTAGTGAAATACATTTGAAGTATAATTGTATTACTTATAATACAGAAAAATGATGATAAAATTGCTAAATACTTGACAATATATTAATATAAATTTAAACTGTTTTAAAGAAAAAAGACATGCAGTATTGCTTAAAAGCTGAAGGGAATAGTTGATATAAAATATATTATTAAATTGATGGAGTAGATATGAAGGAAATAAAAATAGTTGCTATACTTGCTATGGTGGGAATGTTATTGTCAGCTTGCAATAGTAATATCACAAAATTACAGGAACAGTTTGATTTGGAATCTAAGTATACTAATGAGTTAGACTATGAAAGTACTATAGAGAGTCTCAATAGGGCTATAAAGATTGATCCTCAAAATATAGGAGCATACAAAAAGCTGGCTGAGATATATGGGAAGTCAGGAAGAGTAGATGAAGCAAGGGATACTTTAGAAAGTGCTTTGGATATAGCCGGATTATCGACTAAGAATGAAAATGAACTAAATATGAGATTAAAAAATCTGGAGTTTCTTGTTATGGTATCTGAAATCCCCGGAGAGTATGATGAGATTATGGAGGTAGAACTTGGCAATAAATATGGCTATGATATCTACTATACAATAGAAAGCAAGGATAATAGGCTAATAGCCAAAGATTTAAAATATACAGAACCCATACTATTGGATGAAGATGGCAAATATATATTAAAAGCATATACTATTGATAAGTATGGCGAAACTCATGATGAAGTAGTAGTGAATTATATTATAAAACTTCCTAAAGGAGGTGTAGGAAAAGATAGTTGGGAAAAAGTTGGAGATATCTACAGATACCGTGGTAAGAATGGAAAGATAGTAAGAGGTTGGCAGGATATAGACGGTAAATGGTACTACTTTGGAGAAGATGGAGCGATGCTTACAAGCTGGCAAGATATAAATAGTAAGTGGTACCACTTTGGTGAAGATGGTTCTATGGAAACAGGCTGGAAGCAAATAGGAGATAAGTGGTATTATCTTTTAAATACCGGAGAACTATCTATAGGCTGGCAGGATATAGATGGTAAATGGTATTACTTTGCTGATAACGGAGAGATGAAGACTGATCAGTATATAGATGGTTACTATATAGGGGCTGATGGGGTAATGACTACTGAAGGTACTAATACCACTATAGAGTCTAGTGAAAATACTGACTATAAGAAATCATATAGGGATGTGCTGACAAAATTATATACAAAACATGAGTTAGAAGGAGTATATGGTTATGAAGCAGATGCTGTAAAGGGAGTAAGTGAATTTCATGAAGCTAAATATACTTTAATGGATATAACCGGAGATGGAAAAGAAGAACTTATAATATATGTCGGAATGGGAATGACTGGCATATATGGAATTAAGAATGGAAAGATTTCTGTATTACTTAATACTTATATTGATGATGGTTGCTACATATTGGATAACAATAGCATAGTTGTTACATATAGAATACATAATACTGCACCACATACAGGTCCTACTAATTCAGGCACTGGGTTTGTACATTATATATACAATCAACAGAACAGTAAGTTTGAAAAATATAGAGATGGTGAAGCAATAAATCCGGAGTCTGAAGAATATAATCCTGAGGATTCAAGATATTTTAATGATTTGATGAGCAAAGTTTTAATGGAAACTTGGGAAGGTGCTAATATCCCGGTTACACCTGAGAATATTGAGTCTTTAAAATAAAGATTTAAAAATTTATGTAGTAGATTTATACAAACAGTAGATTATTATGATTATCAAGATTTGAATTTATTCTTAGGTGGGGAGTCTTTCCCCACCTTTTTATTTGCAATAAATCATTGATAAAAGTGAATTGCTAAAGATACTTAAACTGTTATAATATTATTAAAATAATTTAAGAACAATATTAGCTATTAGATTTTTGTATAAGGAGTAAGACTATGATAGATAGAATATATTTGGCAGGTGGCTGCTTTTGGGGAGTAGAAGGTTACTTTAAAAAAATAGAAGGAGTAGTAGATACAGCTTGTGGTTATGCAAATGGTAATAGTGAAAATCCAAGTTATGAAGATGTATGCTTACGTAATACCGGTCATGCAGAAACTGTAAAAATTGATTTTGATGATGATATAATTAGTCTAGAGGATTTACTTATATATTATTTTAGAATCATTGATCCTATCAGTGTAAATAAACAGGGAAATGATGTGGGTATTCAGTATAGAACAGGAATATATTATACAAATGAGACACAGATATCTGTAATAGAATCAGCAATTATAAGAGAGCAGAGTAAGCATACTGAGAAAATAGCAGTGGAAGTTTTGCCACTAAAAAATTTCTATAATGCAGAAGAATACCATCAAGATTATTTAGATAAAAATCCAAACGGATATTGCCATATAAACTTGAACCTGGCGGATGAGCCGATAGTAAGGTCGGAAGATTACAAAAAAGATGATGATGAGGTTCTAAAAAATAGACTTACAGCTCTACAATATGATGTCACTATTAATGCAGCTACAGAGAGACCTTTTGACAATGAATTCAACTCAAATTTTGAAAAAGGTATATATGTGGATATTACGTCAGGTGAACCGCTTTTCTTTTATACAGATAAGTTTGAGTCGGGATGTGGTTGGCCAAGCTTTTCAAAGCCTATACAAAAGGATCTTGTAAAATATGAAGAAGATTTAAGCTTTGGCAGAAGAAGGATAGAGGTAAGAAGTAATAGTGCCGATATTCATTTAGGACATGTGTTTAATGACGGACCGATGGAGCTTGGAGGCCTTAGATACTGTATCAACTCGGCTGCACTTAGATTTATTCCTTTCCATAAGATGGAAGAGGAAGGATATGGATACTTGATAAAATATTTACCATAAATTTTAATGTAAAATACAGTGTTTGAGGATGATAAAATTGGATAAATCTAATGAATATAAAATAATATGAATACATTACAATTTGTATTGTATATTTATATGGTTTTTTCTTAAATTATCCTTGTAAAAAAGTGTTTAAAATGTTAGGCTTAACAAAGAAAAATAAAGGGGTGAGATATGTCTGACAATTTTAAATACGGTGAAGACACTAAACTTGATAAGTCGTCTGAAAAGAGGGCGAATTTCTCAGGAGGACTGGGATACATATTGGCGGTAGCAGGTTCTGCAGTAGGACTTGGTAATATTTGGAGATTTCCATATTTGGCTGCAAAGTATGGCGGAGGAATGTTTTTATTAACATATCTTATACTGACGCTTACATTTGGATATGCCATGATAATGTCGGAGACTACTATAGGTAGAATGACGAAGCGAAGTGCAATAGGAGCATTCAATAATTTTGGAAATGGTAAGATACTTAAGATCGGCGGATTTATAAATGCCATAGTTCCTGTTCTTATCGTACCATACTATAGCGTAATAGGTGGTTGGGTAGTAAAATACCTTGTAGAATATATTAAGGGCAATGTAGTTGAATTGGCAGGGGACAAGTATTTTGAAAGTTTTATAATTGATACAAAGGTGGTTTTCTTTTGGTTTGTAATATTTGCGATTGCCACCTTTGTAGTAATACTTGGTGGAGTAGAACAGGGCATAGAGAGAGTGTCAAAGATAATGATGCCTTTACTTATCATACTGGCAATCATTGTAGCAACTTATTCTGTTACAAGACCGGGAGCTATGGAAGGAGTAAAATATCTCTTTATTCCAAATCTTAAGAATTTTTCACTGATGACTGTGGTGGCTGCTCTTGGGCAAATGTTTTATTCGCTGTCCATTGCTATGGGAATTTTATATACCTATGGTTCATACCTTACAAGAGATGTGGATGTAGAGATATCTACTTCAAGAGTTGAAATGGTGGACACAGGTGTAGCAATTTTGGCAGGCCTTATGGTTATACCGGCTGTATTTGCATTTTCAGGTGGAGATCCTGAAAAGTTAAAGGCAGGACCTTCACTTATGTTCATTACATTGCCGAAGGTTTTTGAGAGCATGGGAGCAGGTAGAATTGCAGGTATAGGATTTTTCTTACTTGTGCTGTTAGCAGCACTTACAAGTGCAATATCACTTGTTGAAACCAGTATATCAACTTTCTGTGATGAGCTTAATTTGAGCAGAAATAAGTCCATTATCTTGATGGCTTTTATTATGATATTTGTAGGAGGTTTATCTGCAGCAGGCTATGGTATACTTGATTTTGTATTAATATTTAAGATGCCTATTTTGGATTTCTTAGATTTTCTTACAAATTCTATAATGATGCCAATAGCGGCTTTGGCAACTTGCTATCTTGTAGTAAAGGTTATAACATTAAAGAAAATTGATGATGAAATTTCATATTCATCTTCATTTAAGAGAAAAAAGCTTTATAATATAGTTATGAGAGTGTTTGCACCGATATTTTTGATTATTATATTGGTGAGTGCTATATTGAACACTCTAGGAATTATCAGCTTTTAATTTATTTATACTCATAGTTGATTATACTAAGAATGGAGTACTTAATGAAAAGATTTGATGTAGTTGCGTTAGGTGAATTATTGATTGACTTTACACCTGCAGGACTTTCACCAACAGGAATGAGACTTTTTGAACAAAATCCGGGAGGAGCACCTGCAAATATGTTGACAGCTGTGTCAAGATCCGGACTAAAAACCGCATTTATAGGAAAAATAGGCTCGGATATGCATGGTGATTTTTTAAGAAGTGTACTAGAAAGTGTGCCTATAGATACAAGCGGATTGATTTCAGATCCTTCAGTTTTTACTACTCTGGCATTTGTTAGCCTGTCTATAACAGGAGATAGAGATTTTTCATTTGCAAGAAAGCCTGGAGCTGATACAAAACTTAGTATAGATGAGATAAATAAAGATATATTAACGGAAACTAAGATATTTCATGTAGGATCTCTATCTCTTACAGATGAACCGTCAAGGGGTACGACTTTTGAGGCGGTAAGGATTGCAAAGGAAGCAGGTGCTATTATATCCTATGATCCAAACTACCGTGAACCACTTTGGGATAATGTTGATAAGGCAATGGAAATGATGAGATTGATGGCTCAGCTTGCTGATATTATGAAGATATCTGATGAGGAGACATCACTTCTTACACCATATAAGGAACCGCTTGAAGCAGGGAAGTACTTGATAGAAAATGGTAGAAAGCTTGTAGTGGTTACTCTTGGAGAAAAGGGAGCTTTGGCTGTATCAAAAACAGGCTATGTAGAAATACCCGGATTTAAGAGTAATGTTGTTGATACTACGGGTGCCGGAGATTCTTTTTGGGGAGGACTTTTGGCAAAATTCATTAATGAGAATGTTGATCTGGATAATATCAGTACAAAGCAAATGTATGATATTGCAAGATTTGGAAATGCGGTTGCAAGCCTTTGTGTAGAAAAAAGAGGTGGTATAGTGAGTATTCCTACACTTGATGAAACATTAGAGAGATTAAAGCAATGAAAAATATAGATGTAGCTGTTATTATGGCAGGAGGTAAGGGAAGCAGACTTCGTAGCATAACAAATGATGAGATACCAAAGCCTATGGTACCTGTTAATGGTAAGCCATTACTTGAATATCAGGTGGATAAGTTAAAAGCCTACGGCATAAAAAAGATAGTAATGATTGTAGGACATTTGGGAGAGAAAATAGAGGATCATTTTAAAGATGGGAAAGACTTTGGAGTGGATATTGACTACATTTTTGAAAAGGAACCACTTGGTACAGCCGGAGCTTTTTACTATCTGAAAGATAAAATAGATACTAAGGACTTTTTGCTTATCTTTGGAGATGTTTTCTTTGATTTGGATTTTGATAGAATGGAAGCTTTTCATTTCAAAAATTCTGCATTAACAACACTTCTGGCACATCCAAACGGACATCCATATGATTCAGATCTTATTCAAATGGATGATAACGGAAAAGTTGTTGGATTTGACTCAAAGCATAATGTGAGAGATTATTGGTATGACAATATGGTCAATGCAGGGATGTATATAATAAACAAAAGACTGCTTGACTTGGTCAAAAAACCGATAAAGACTGATTTTGAAAGGGATATACTTGCAAATCAGGTAAAGCTTGGAGCAAATATATATGCATATCATTCACCTGAGTATGTGAAGGATGTGGGTACTGTGGATAGAATAAATGCTACAGTAGAGGAGTTAAAGAGTGGACTTATTCAATCAAAGAATTTGAAGAATAAGCAAAGAGCTATATTCCTGGATAGAGACGGCACTATGAATGTTTCAAAGGGATTTATATCCAAGGCTGATGATCTGGAACTGATTCCAGGTACTATCGAAGCTATAAAGGATATAAATAAGAGTGGGGCACTTGCTATAGTTATTACAAATCAGCCTGTTATTGCAAGAGGCGAATGTTCTTTTGAGGAGCTTCACAATATTCACAATAAGTTAAAGACTTTATTAGGTGAGAAAGGTGTATTTGTAGATGATATTTTCTATTGTCCACATCATCCGGATAAGGGATTTGAGGGTGAGCTTCCTGAACTGAAATTTGATTGTGAATGTAGAAAACCAAAGACAGGTATGATAGAGGAGGCTGTAGAAAAGTATAATATAGACCTTTCAAAATCATATATGGTAGGAGATTCTACTATGGATCTTGAGATGGCAAGAAATGCCGGGATAAAGTCTGTTTTAGTAAATACCGGTTTTGCCGGAAATGATGGAAAATACGATAGAAGCTGCGATATAGAGGCGGAAGATCTTCTAGATGCAGTAGAAAAGATAATAAAAGATTTTACAGAGTGAAATTAGATAAAAATTAGAGGCTATTAATTTTACAATCCTAAAATATAGCCTCTAAGTATTAGCTTACCATATACATCTTGCACTGGCACCACAAGGCAGTATAAAATCTGACTTGTTTACAGGCAAGCCTATTTCCATAGCTTCTATGCTTGCAGCAGGAAGTTTATTTTCTTCCAGAGATTTCTTGATCATATAGGTTAGCACTCCGGGAGCCAAACCTGTAGTATATGAGTTTATAAGGAAGAAGAGAGGCTCTGTACTAAGTAGCTTTGTGGTCAAATTTATAAATTCATAGATAGAGTCTTCAATTTTCCATATTTCACCCTTTGGACCTCTACCATATGAAGGAGGATCCATTATTATGGCATCATAGGTATTACCACGCCTTATTTCCCTTTGTACAAATTTGATACAGTCATCCACTAGCCATCTGATATGAGCCGAAGAAAGTCCCGAGCTTATCATATTTTCTTTTGCCCAGCCAACCATACCCTTACTTGCATCTACATGAGTGACATTTGCACCGGCAGCAGCCGCAGCTAAGGTGGCACCACCTGTGTATGCAAACAGATTCAATACTTTGATCTCACGATTCCTATCTGTGGCTTCTTTGATTTTAGTATAGCTAAAATCCCAGTTGGTAGCCTGTTCAGGGAATACTCCGGTATGTTTGAATGTAAAAGGTTTTAGATTAAATGTTATTTTTGATGAGGGCAATTCATAGTCAATACTCCAGGTATTTGGAAGATTAAAAAACTCCCAATGCCCACCACCGGCTTTGCTTCTGTGATAGTGCCCATTCTTTTTCTTCCATGCCGGATGGGAATGTCCTGTATTCCAGAGCACCTGAGGATCGGGTCTGACAAGAATATAATCTCCCCATCTTTCAAGTTTTTCGCCATTTGAGGTATCTAATATTTCATAGTCCTTCCAATTATTTGCAATCCACATATTTTTTCTTTCTCTATTCATATTAAGACAAACTGTCTTATTATCATTATACCATAAAAAATGCCGCTTGGTTGTATTTACAACCTAATACGGCATTGCTCATGTCGGAAAATACCGACCTTTTTACTAAAGATATTTAAATAATTCCTGTGCCTCGTCCTTTTTGGTCGTTTCTTTTAAAGAAAGAACCTCTACTTTTACAGATTTGCCACCGAATAATACTTCTACAATATCTCCAACTTTTACTTCAGCAGAAGCTTTGATTATTTTATCATTTATAAGAACTCTGCCTGCATCACATGCTTCATTGGCTATTGTGCGTCTTTTTATTATTCTTGAAACCTTTAAAAATTTGTCAATACGCATTAGTTATTAACAGCATCCTTTAGTGCCTTACCTGGCTTGAACTTTGGAACTACACTCTCAGCAATCTTCATTGTCTCACCGGTTCTTGGGTTTCTACCCTCTCTCTCAGGTCTTACAGATGTTTCAAATGTTCCAAATCCTACAAGCTGAATCTTTCCTTTGTTGGTAAGCTCCTCTGTAACAACATCTACAAATGCCTTAAGAACTGCCTCAGCATCTTTCTTTGTGATGGAGTTATCCATCTTATTAGCCATAGCATCGATCAACTCTGTTCTATTCATTTTGTTCCTCCTAAAAATAATGTTAAAAACATTATACTAAAATATTACTGTCGAATTTAGCGACAATATAGAATTATTATGAGACGTGATACCACTCATAACATATTTTTTATAGTCTGTTTAAGCTGATTTGTCAAGAAGAATCAAGTAAAAAAGCCGTTTTGTAAGGGTTTTTTCTATATAAAGTTATTTTACTTAAGAAAATATATATATTTATTTGACAAAGTGAGAGTGGAAGGTGTATTATACTTATACCCGGTAGGGGTATATAGAGTAAGATTGTAATTAAATTTGTAGTATTATTGTATGCCTAAATATAATTTGATGTATACAAACTATAGAGTATTTTTAGAAAGGAATATATGTTAAAAGAAAAATATAATATTACCGGAATGAGCTGTGCCGCCTGTTCTGCCAAAGTAGAGAGAGTAGTAGGTAAGATTGAAGGTGTGGAAAATGTATCTGTAAATCTTTTGACAAATTCCATGCAGGTGGAATATAAGGAAGATAAGCTGAGTTCAAATGATATAATAAAAAATATAGCTGATGCCGGATATGGAGCATCTTTGGCTACAGCTACAAAACAGAAAAAAGAAGAGAAGAGTATAAAAAAGACTAATGATGATGCAATAGCTTCTATGAAGTTCAGGCTGAAGGTGTCCATAGTATTTTTGGTTATTTTAATGTATTTCAGTATGGGAAGTATGATAGGTTTGCCGCTTCCTAAATTCTTATCAGGTGAGGGCAATCCGGTAGGCTTTGCTCTGACACAGCTTTTACTGGTACTGCCTGTAATGTATGTAAACAGAAAGTATTATATAAGCGGATTTAAATCTCTTTTCAATCTTTCACCAAATATGGATACACTTATTGCGGTGGATTCAGGTGCCGCATTTACATATGGTGTAATTGCAATCTATGTAATGGGCTATGCACTTAATAATGCTGATATGCATACAGTGATGGAATACAGAATGAATCTCTATTTTGAATCTGTGTCCATGATTTTGACTCTTATAACTTTAGGAAAATTCTTTGAAACAGGTTCAAAAGCAAGAACAACGGATGCAATATCAAAGCTTATAGACTTATCACCGAAGAGGGCAAATGTGCTTCGTGACGGTGTAGAGGAAAATATACTTACAGAAGATGTTGTAGTGGGAGATATTGTAATAGTACGTCCGGGTGAGAGCATTCCGGTAGACGGAATGATAATTGAGGGAAGTACGAGTGTGGATGAGAGTGCCATTACAGGTGAGAGTATACCTGTACAAAAGGAGAAAGGCGATAAGCTTATAGCTGCCACTATAAATAAAAATGGTAGTGTAAGGATAAAGGCAACAGAGGTAGGTGAGGACACGGCCATTTCAAGAATCATTGCTTTGGTGGAAGAGGCTTCATCATCAAAAGCACCTATTGCCAAGATGGCTGATAAAGTCGCGGGAGTATTTGTACCGGTTGTTATGGGAATTGCACTCATCACATTCATAGTATGGTTGGCACTGGGATATGATTTTTCATTTGCTCTAAACTGTGCCATAGCGGTACTTGTTATATCCTGTCCATGTTCTCTTGGACTTGCAACTCCTGTAGCTATAATGGTAGGTACAGGTAAGGGTGCTGAAAACGGAATACTTATTAAATCTGCCGATGCACTTGAGACAACTCACAGTATTGATACTGTAGTACTTGATAAGACAGGTACTGTAACAGAGGGTAAGCCTGTAGTTACAGATATTTTAGCATTTGATATAGATGAGAATGAATTTTTAAAACTGGCTGCTGGAGTTGAGAGCGCTTCGGAGCATCCTTTAGCTGAGGCTATTGTAGAAAAGGCTAAGGAAAAAAGTTTAGAGATTGTTTCACCTACAGAGTTTCAAGCGATATCAGGAAGAGGTATTGTTGCAAGTGTAGATGATTCAAAAATTATTGCCGGAAATGAGCAGGCCATAAAAGATCAGTATGGAAACAGTGAAAACTTTACAGAAGCATTTAAAAAGGGAAATGAACTTGCCGCTCAGGGTAAGACACCGATGTACTTTGGTAAAGACGGCAAACTGCTTGGAATTATTGCAGTTGCGGATACAATAAAAAAAGACAGTAAGGAAGCTATACAGGCTCTTAAAAACAGAAATATTGATGTTGTATTGCTTACAGGTGATCATAAAAACACTGCAATGGCTATTGCAAAGGAAGCAGGTATTAAAAAGGTTATTGCCGAAGTTTTACCTACCGATAAGGAAGAACATATCAGAGAGCTTATTGAAGCAGGGCACAAGGTGGCAATGGTTGGTGACGGTATCAATGATTCGCCTGCACTTGCAAGAGCGGATGTAGGTATTGCAATAGGTGCAGGTACGGATATCGCTATAGAGAGTGCGGATATAGTACTGATGCACAGCTCATTAAAGGATGTGGCTACAGCAATTGATTTAAGTAAGGCGGTAATAAGAAATATAAAACAGAATCTTTTCTGGGCATTCTTTTATAATTCAATTGGAATACCATTGGCTGCGGGAGTATTTTATCTAAGCCTGGGATGGAAGCTCAGTCCTATGTTTGGTGCTGCAGCAATGGGAATGAGCAGTGTATGTGTGGTAAGCAATGCACTTAGACTAAGAGCCTTTAAGCCTAAGAAAGTAAAGAAAAATAATATAGAAAATGATGAGATAGAGCTCATTGAAAATAAAAGAAAAGAGGATAAAAAGATGACAACAGTAATTAATGTAAACGGAATGATGTGTGAGCACTGCAAGGCAACTGTGGAGAAGGTTACAAGAGGTGTAGAAGGCGTGAGCAATTCACTGGTGAATTTGGATGCAAAAAATGTTACAATAGAGCACAGTGCCGATACAGATTTGGAGAAGGTGAAAAAAGCTATCACGGATGCAGGCTATGAGGTAGTATAATGAGAGCCGATTCTAAGACTGTTTTAAGGCAGTTAAAGACAGCCAAAGGACAGCTTGAGGGCATCATAAAGATGGTGGAAGAAAACAGATACTGTGTTGATATATCAAATCAGGTTCTTGCCACCAGAGCTCTTCTTGAAAGGACAAATCGTATTATCTTGGAAGCACATATAGAGGGCTGTATTTTGGATGCGGCAGCTACAGGGAGTGAGGAAGAGAGAAAAGAGAAGATATTTGAGCTGTCAAATATGATAAAGAAGATGATGAAATAATGGAAAGAGAAATTCTTTATATAATAGACGGGGAGTATAAGGATATTCAAGACTATTTAAAAGCGAAGGGATATTCAGCCTCAAATATTACAACCTTGAAAAAATATGAAAACAGTATAATGCTCAATGGAGTTTGGGCTTATATGAATCAGAAGCCGGAGCTAAATGACCGGCTTCTTGTGCGTGTATGTGAAAATAAAAATAGTGAAAATATAGTACCTGTTGATATCAAGCTGGATATAAAATATGAGGATGAGGACATCATAGTAATAAATAAGGGCAGTGATATGCCGATTCATCCAAGTCTTAACAATTATGAGAACTCACTTGCAAATGCTCTGATGTATTATTATAATGGCGAAAACTTTGTTTTCAGATGCATTAACAGACTTGATAAGGACACTACGGGACTTACAATAGTGGCAAAGCATTTCTTGAGTGCTGGTATTTTAAATATTGCTATGCAAAACAGGCAGATAAAAAGAGTATATAATGCTATAGTAAAAGATGACGGCAGATTGCCTGATGCAGATACAATTGACTTGCCGATAGCCAGAGAAGATGATACCTTGATAAAGAGAAAGGTAAGCCCTGATGGTCAAAGGGCTGTAACACATTTTAAAGTATTGCAAAGATTTGAAAAATACTCTTTAATAGAGATTAGACTTGAAACAGGCAGAACACATCAGATACGTGTACATATGAGTCACATAGGTGCACCGCTTGTAGGAGATTATTTGTATAATGAAAATGATTACGGTAAAATTTCGGTAAGACCGCTCCTACATTCAAAGAGCCTTGAATTCATACATCCTATAACAGGTGAGAGAATGTATTTGGAATGTGATTTACCGGTAGATTTTAAAGAAAAGATAGGAAAGAATTATGTTTAGAATAGAATACCCACATCTTGATATGAGAAAGATTGCAGACAGCGGACAGATATTCAGATTTAATATTTATGAGGATGAATTCAGTCTTGTTGCAGGTGATAAGCTACTGTTTATAAAAGAGGACGGAGACGGATATATACTCTCTTGCAGTGAAGAGGAGTTTAATGATTTTTGGTTGGATTATTTTGACCTTAGACTTGATTATAAAGAGTATGAGAAGAATATTCCAAAGAGTGATCTGTTTTTAATAAATGCGACCGAATATTCATATGGAATTCGTATATTAAATCAGGATAAATGGGAAATGCTTATATCATTTATAATTTCACAAAGAAAGAGTATACCGGCTATTAAATCTTCGGTTGAAAAACTTTCAAAGGTGTATGGGAAAAAAATAGATATGAAAGTTCCGGATTTTATTAAAAATATCGATCCGGATACAGAGT is a window from the Lachnoanaerobaculum umeaense genome containing:
- a CDS encoding HAD-IIIA family hydrolase; its protein translation is MKNIDVAVIMAGGKGSRLRSITNDEIPKPMVPVNGKPLLEYQVDKLKAYGIKKIVMIVGHLGEKIEDHFKDGKDFGVDIDYIFEKEPLGTAGAFYYLKDKIDTKDFLLIFGDVFFDLDFDRMEAFHFKNSALTTLLAHPNGHPYDSDLIQMDDNGKVVGFDSKHNVRDYWYDNMVNAGMYIINKRLLDLVKKPIKTDFERDILANQVKLGANIYAYHSPEYVKDVGTVDRINATVEELKSGLIQSKNLKNKQRAIFLDRDGTMNVSKGFISKADDLELIPGTIEAIKDINKSGALAIVITNQPVIARGECSFEELHNIHNKLKTLLGEKGVFVDDIFYCPHHPDKGFEGELPELKFDCECRKPKTGMIEEAVEKYNIDLSKSYMVGDSTMDLEMARNAGIKSVLVNTGFAGNDGKYDRSCDIEAEDLLDAVEKIIKDFTE
- a CDS encoding class I SAM-dependent methyltransferase produces the protein MWIANNWKDYEILDTSNGEKLERWGDYILVRPDPQVLWNTGHSHPAWKKKNGHYHRSKAGGGHWEFFNLPNTWSIDYELPSSKITFNLKPFTFKHTGVFPEQATNWDFSYTKIKEATDRNREIKVLNLFAYTGGATLAAAAAGANVTHVDASKGMVGWAKENMISSGLSSAHIRWLVDDCIKFVQREIRRGNTYDAIIMDPPSYGRGPKGEIWKIEDSIYEFINLTTKLLSTEPLFFLINSYTTGLAPGVLTYMIKKSLEENKLPAASIEAMEIGLPVNKSDFILPCGASARCIW
- a CDS encoding RNA-binding S4 domain-containing protein — translated: MRIDKFLKVSRIIKRRTIANEACDAGRVLINDKIIKASAEVKVGDIVEVLFGGKSVKVEVLSLKETTKKDEAQELFKYL
- a CDS encoding HU family DNA-binding protein, translated to MNRTELIDAMANKMDNSITKKDAEAVLKAFVDVVTEELTNKGKIQLVGFGTFETSVRPEREGRNPRTGETMKIAESVVPKFKPGKALKDAVNN
- a CDS encoding heavy metal translocating P-type ATPase yields the protein MLKEKYNITGMSCAACSAKVERVVGKIEGVENVSVNLLTNSMQVEYKEDKLSSNDIIKNIADAGYGASLATATKQKKEEKSIKKTNDDAIASMKFRLKVSIVFLVILMYFSMGSMIGLPLPKFLSGEGNPVGFALTQLLLVLPVMYVNRKYYISGFKSLFNLSPNMDTLIAVDSGAAFTYGVIAIYVMGYALNNADMHTVMEYRMNLYFESVSMILTLITLGKFFETGSKARTTDAISKLIDLSPKRANVLRDGVEENILTEDVVVGDIVIVRPGESIPVDGMIIEGSTSVDESAITGESIPVQKEKGDKLIAATINKNGSVRIKATEVGEDTAISRIIALVEEASSSKAPIAKMADKVAGVFVPVVMGIALITFIVWLALGYDFSFALNCAIAVLVISCPCSLGLATPVAIMVGTGKGAENGILIKSADALETTHSIDTVVLDKTGTVTEGKPVVTDILAFDIDENEFLKLAAGVESASEHPLAEAIVEKAKEKSLEIVSPTEFQAISGRGIVASVDDSKIIAGNEQAIKDQYGNSENFTEAFKKGNELAAQGKTPMYFGKDGKLLGIIAVADTIKKDSKEAIQALKNRNIDVVLLTGDHKNTAMAIAKEAGIKKVIAEVLPTDKEEHIRELIEAGHKVAMVGDGINDSPALARADVGIAIGAGTDIAIESADIVLMHSSLKDVATAIDLSKAVIRNIKQNLFWAFFYNSIGIPLAAGVFYLSLGWKLSPMFGAAAMGMSSVCVVSNALRLRAFKPKKVKKNNIENDEIELIENKRKEDKKMTTVINVNGMMCEHCKATVEKVTRGVEGVSNSLVNLDAKNVTIEHSADTDLEKVKKAITDAGYEVV
- a CDS encoding metal-sensing transcriptional repressor, which encodes MRADSKTVLRQLKTAKGQLEGIIKMVEENRYCVDISNQVLATRALLERTNRIILEAHIEGCILDAAATGSEEERKEKIFELSNMIKKMMK